The following DNA comes from Hordeum vulgare subsp. vulgare chromosome 3H, MorexV3_pseudomolecules_assembly, whole genome shotgun sequence.
GTTCTGCATCGCCCGGGCATAATGCAGAGCCCCACtcccaaagatatacattttggTTCTAAATCATCATCATATTATTTTCATATATCAAGAATTGTGATACAAACATATGTTTTCAATCAAATGGGAAAAATATACATTTTGACCTATACACGCACTACAGGAAAAAAACTTATAAACCGAGTGTCCGAAACACTTGGTTTATACCTGACAAACACTCAGTTTATATATAAACCGAGTGTTTCCCCCGGTTTACACTACACGGTTCACTGGAGACCGGGCTATCAGGTGTAAGCCGAGAGCCATAGCGAAAACACTCGGTTTATATATAAACCAAGCAGTGACCTGTACGCCTCCTTCAGCAGGCACACGGTTTATACCTGACGGCATCCCGGCCCTAACGGCAAGCCACGTCACCGTTTATATAAATCGAGGGCCAACGGCCGCACGGTTTATATATAAACCGAGTGCCAACGGCCGCACGGTTTGTATATAAACCGAGTGCACAATCGAGACGCACGGTTATGTTCTATTGAGCCAACGGCCGCACGGTTTGAATATTATGGATCCGAGATCACTTGATGCATGTCTTGCATTTTGATACCTGTGGTgataatggggtgttctattcagtcatttgatgtatgttttgataATCAACTTGCGAATTTTCgatgtgacattggggtaatctaggcatataGGTTGATACATGTTTTCATTCTACTTTCTTTGATAGAAACTTTGGGTAATCtttaaagttctttgtgttggattgaatattatgaATCTGATATTTTTATGCATATCGAATAATTAACTCATGAATACTTGTTGTGATATTGGAGTATGTAGGTGATATTAAAGTTGATTGATGCGTATCATGTGATTTTACTGTAGTACGACCTCTAGGGCTATTTCCGACACTTATAGAAATGactcaatagattgatcagaaagataaTTTTAAGGTGATTTGTTACCAACAACAGTTTCATCTTATGACGAAAATAATTGTCATATCACCCTGGTGATCATCCATCACCGAAGGCACAGAGCTAATGTCtttgaacaaaatagtaagatagTAAGCAATATAGTAACCCACACTTGACTTGTGTAAGAAGAATGTATATATCTGAAAGACATGATATAGTCGAAACTCTTACCATGCCTCTGTTCAAGGCGCGGATTAGTGGCAGGTATCGTGCATCATTAGGACCGGCTCCATAAATGCCTTAAGGGACTCAATGTTAGCAAGAAGGAACACAATGTAACATTTTTCCTGCCAAGTAAGCATACTGCAGGCAGTAAaagtgaacagagggagtatttttttCTTTCATTGATATTCTTTTACCTGATAATTTCTTCTTAATTCTTATGAATTTATTTCAACATTTTGGAGGACAGTTATATAAAATTCAGATAATTATGACATAAGGTTTGACAGCATCCATAACCATATATAGTTCCAAAATTCTCTGCCAATATACAGAACTTGTATCAAATGCATATACTAACTTTTTTTTGACACTTAAATACATATACTAACTTCATGCAGAATACTTCATATCTCAACAAAAATCCTTCAAATATCAACTGAACAGGAGCCTCTCACACCGAATATTAATAAACTCATTAGCCACAAAAGGCTTCGTCCGAATCATCTTTTATAACTTATAAGCCAGTGATCTATGTGAGCAGAGCAATTCAGGGCCTGTGTGAACTTTAGAATGCAGAAATTCACAACAATCTCAATTTCTACATAATTGAGATATATTCCATCACTAAGCAGGAACAAGGCTGGGCTCCGAGGGCGAAGATGACTCAAGCAGTTGGTTAGGCTCAGAGGGCGTGGACGACTCAAGCAGAGGATTCTTCTGGAACTCATTTCTGAGCTGCCCACAAGCCGCATTAGCGTCAAGCCCACGGGTCTGTCTGACGCTGACCGTGATCTTCCGAGATTCCAACGCATCAACAAAAGCTTGAATCTGTGCGAAATCACCAACACAAATACTAACAATCTCAAACCCAAAACAAGTTCCATGATACGCTTTGTGACGAAGAATGAGATAGATAGCATACCGCTTTTCTGTACGGCCTCTTGTACTCAGAACCTTCTACCGGGTTATAGGGAATCAGGTTCACATGATAACCGCCTCCACATGCATGCAACAGCGCTGCAAGTTCTTCAGCGTGTGCCTTTTCATCGTTAATCCCAgctgaaaaagaaaaagaacaatTCAATCATGTCAGGTGACAATGGCTGAAACCATAATGCAGTTTTGAACATCCATCTCCATCAGATAGATGGATCATTCAATGTGAAGGCATAGTTGGATTACCTAGCAGAGTGTACTCGAAGGATACTCTGCGTCCAGTTTCGAGGAAATAATTCTTGCAGTCATCCATTAGTGCTTCCAGAGGATATGCCTTCGCACTTGGAACAATTGTTTCACGCAACCTCTGATTTGGGGCATGCAGGCTGATACGAGTACAGCAAAATAGTCAGAAGACAAATTATAGAAGCAAATGCTGCTTGTAATAGACAGTTTCTTTCAGCTAAGCCCAGAGTTTGGACAATGCCAAAAGGGGGGAGGTTCTTGCAAGGAATACAGAGTATTAAGTAATTTTGGTAAGTAGTAAGCATAAACCAAGGCCACATTGTCTATTATTGATGCTAAGAACCCAAGTTTGGAATATTTTGACATCGTACCTGACTGCCAGTGTCGACTGAAGCTTGTGAGATGCTAGCTTACTTATCGTGTTGGGAACTCCTACTGTTGAGATTGTCATCATCCTTTGCCCAATCTTTAGTTCCTGAAAATAATATATTCATGTTGAGTGACAGGACACATGTCAAACATCTTCTtattaagcatacacaaagtacggTCGAATGTATTACGAAAATTATCTGAGCTCAAGCGAACACACAACTCGGTGACTTGCCAATTCAACATACCTTATTCAAGCATTGGTGTGCCTCCAGAACTGCTTTGAGGTTCAACATGGGCTCGCCCATCCCCATGAACACTACATTTGTCACCCTGTGTTTGAATGACTCCTCTATGGCCAACACCTGCAATACCACAACATCAATCCACCATGCAACAAAAAAAACGCAATTTCAGCCTGTTTATAACAACTTGCAACTGCAAGGTAGCGGCGTtgctgggagagagagagagaaataacCTGCTCGACTATCTCGTGGCCCTTAAGGTTCCTTGCGAACCCTCCCTTCCCTGTGGCACAAAACGAGCAACGCAAGGGGCAGCCGACCTGCATAAGCACCATTGATACTGTGAGGAACACTCAGCTAGCTGAAGCAGTGGCAAGCATCCGAAACACCGGTTCCAAATCACCTGTGATGAAACGCAGGCGGTGAGCCTAGGCGTGCCCCTGTCGTCGACAGGGATCCCTACCGTCTCCACCAACCTGTTGTCCTCCAGCTTGAGAAGTATCTGCAAGGTAGGAGCATTGGACCAACATACAGAGTCATCATGAGCCTCTCCAAACTCACCAATCACACGGCTCCGTCTCTGACTTCACAATGTCGTGGGAACCTCGATCGGCGTACCTTGGTGGTGCCATCGGTGGCAGTGACTGCATGGTGCACGGGCGATCGGCCGACGTTCCATCCCGCGCCAACCAGCGCCTCCCGGAACACCTTGGGCACTACACAACGACGAGCAGCCAAAGCACGGTCAGGACGAGAGCGGCCGAGGCAAAACAACAAACAGGTGGCGCGCATGGCCCAATGGCAACCCACCGTAGGCGAACTCCTCGACCTGCTTGGCCCTGTTCTTGTATACGAGGTCGTGCAGCTGCTTCCCCCGGTAGCTTTGCTGCGAGCCGGCAGTACACGGGGAAGGTaagtaaggagaagaaaaaaggcGGCGCCTTTGCGCGGGGCTCTGGTTTCGGGCTTACCTGGCCGA
Coding sequences within:
- the LOC123445705 gene encoding probable dual-specificity RNA methyltransferase RlmN, yielding MAAPQQVRAVPLARALRLRTRASAAAPPETSRRALLGLTEPELRQLAVDLGQQSYRGKQLHDLVYKNRAKQVEEFAYVPKVFREALVGAGWNVGRSPVHHAVTATDGTTKILLKLEDNRLVETVGIPVDDRGTPRLTACVSSQVGCPLRCSFCATGKGGFARNLKGHEIVEQVLAIEESFKHRVTNVVFMGMGEPMLNLKAVLEAHQCLNKELKIGQRMMTISTVGVPNTISKLASHKLQSTLAVSLHAPNQRLRETIVPSAKAYPLEALMDDCKNYFLETGRRVSFEYTLLAGINDEKAHAEELAALLHACGGGYHVNLIPYNPVEGSEYKRPYRKAIQAFVDALESRKITVSVRQTRGLDANAACGQLRNEFQKNPLLESSTPSEPNQLLESSSPSEPSLVPA